From Medicago truncatula cultivar Jemalong A17 chromosome 7, MtrunA17r5.0-ANR, whole genome shotgun sequence, a single genomic window includes:
- the LOC120576987 gene encoding zinc finger protein GIS2-like — protein sequence MVDERRPRKKDAPVQIVCYSCGEKGHKSNACPGDVKRCFRCGKKGHTLAECKHDDIVCFNCNEEGHIGSQCKKPKKAQTTSRVFALTGNQTENEDRLIRGTCYFDNTPLGGSCNV from the coding sequence ATGGTTGATGAGAGGCGCCCTAGAAAGAAAGATGCTCCTGTTCAGATTGTCTGCTATtcttgtggtgagaaaggccacaaaagtaatgcTTGTCCCGGAGATGTGAAAAGATGTTTTCGTTGTGGGAAGAAGGGACATACACTTGCTGAGTGTAAACATGATGATATTGtatgctttaattgcaatgagGAAGGTCACATTGGTTCGCAgtgcaagaagcctaagaaggcgcAGACTACTAGTAGAGTTTTTGCATTGACTGGTAATCAGACTgagaacgaggatcgcttgatcagaggtacttgttattTTGATAATACACCTTTAGGTGGGTCTTGCaatgtctga